The segment ACGACGCCTCCGCCGCCACCGCCTGGACGCCCGCCTCCGGCCACGACTCCGGCGCGACCGTCGCCGTCCTCACCGGCGACCCGCGGCACTCCGCCGCGCTGCGCGACTCGATCGTGGCCGGCCTGCGGGACGGCTCGCTGGCCGCCCGCCAGTACCGGGCCCGGGACGCGGGCGTCGCCCTGGTCGGCGGCGGACCCGGCGACCCCGACCTGATCACCGTCCGCGGCCGCCGCCTGCTCGCCGACGCCGACGTGGTGGTCGCCGACCGGCTCGCCCCGCGCGAACTGCTCGCCGAACTGCCCCCGCACGTCGAGGTGATCGACGCGTCCAAGATCCCCTACGGCCGGTACATGGCGCAGGAGGCGATCAACAACACGCTGATCGAGCACGCCAAGGCGGGCAAGTTCGTGGTCCGGCTCAAGGGCGGCGACCCGTACGTCTTCGGCCGCGGCGGCGAGGAACTGCTCGCCTGCGTCGAGGCGGGCGTCCCGGTCACCGTCGTCCCCGGCATCTCGTCCTCGATCAGCGTCCCCGCGGCGGCCGGCGTCCCGGTCACCCACCGCGGCCTGACCCACGAGTTCACCGTCATCTCCGGCCACGTCGGCCCCGGCGACCGCTCCCTCACCAACTGGGCGGCCGTCGCCGGGATGACCGGCACCCTGGTCCTGCTGATGGCCGTCGACAAGATCGGCGCGATCGCCGCCGAGCTGATCGCCCACGGCCGCGCCGCCGACACGCCCGTCGCGGTCGTCCAGGAGGGCACCACCGCCACCCAGCGCCGCGTCGACGCCACCCTCGCCACCGTGGGCGAGACCGTCGCGGCCGAGGGCATCAAGCCCCCGGCCGTCATCGTCATCGGCGAGGTGGTCCACGTCCTGGGCTCCTAGACGAGTAGTTCCGAAGTCGGTTAGTCGGTCAGTGGTCGTAGGCGATCAACGAGCGTGTGACGGGTTGGCCGGTGGTGCGGTTGTGCCAGATCGCGCAGGTCATTGCGAGTAGCCGTTGGCCGACTCGGGCGCCGAGGCCCTCGATGGTGCGGCCGCCGTGCTGTTCGAGGCCGAGTTGGCCCTTGAGGGTGTCGTTGACGGACTCGATCAGCTGGCGGACGGACTTCAGCAGCCCTTCCCCGGGGCGTGGGGTTCGGTTGCGGTAGGACGGTCGCAGCAGTTGGGCGCCGTGCTGTTCGAGGAAGCGGTCGAGTTCGGCGGAGACGTAGCCCTTGTCGGCGAGGATCAGCAGGCCGGGCCGCTCGCGGGCCAGCTCCGGTTCGGTTTCGACGAGCGCGGCCAACACCTCGCGCTCGTCGACCTTCGGACTGGCCAGGGCCCAGGTGACGGGGAGTCCGGCCGGGGTGCAGACCAGGTGCAGTTTCAGGCCCCAGAACCAGCGTGAGTGCGAGCGGCTGTAGCCGTAGCCGGCCCACCCGGCCAGGGCCGAGCGGCGCACGGTGTCGCGGGAGCGCCCGCACTCCACGGGTGTGGAGTCGGTGATCCACACCGGGTCCGCCCACAGGTCGGTGTCCCGGGCCAGGTCGCGGATCGCCTGCTGGAGCAGCGGGCGCGCGGCGCGCAGGCGCTTGTTGTAACCGGGGCGTTCGGGCAGGTGCGGGAACATGCCGCGCAGGCGGGCGCGGGCGAAGCGGATCCAGCGGGCCTCGGAGTGGAAGCCCAGCAGCACCTGGGCCACGGCCAGGCACACCAGTTCCGAGTCCGTCAGCCGCGGCGGGCGCCCCAACCAGCGCGTTCGAGGCAGATGATCATCGATCCACACGTAGAGTGCCGTCAGGAGGGTGTCCAGCTCTTCGGTCGTCACAACCCGAAGCCTGGACACCCTCCCCGCATGTCCGAAGCAGAACAGCCAAAGACACCCGACTTCGGAACTACTCGTCTAGGCCCTGTCCGGACGAGGGGAACGGGAGAAGGGGAACGGCCGTCGCTCCGGACGGGCCGTTCCCCTTCGTCGTAGGACCGGCCGCCGCGCTCAGCCCACCGGGTGGACGGTGCGGGTGCCGCCGGCACTGCGGGCCGCGCGGGCCTCGCGGCGCAGGTCCCGGACGGCCAGGGCGATCATGACGGCGGGGATCAGCAGGTCGTTGGCCAGGATGCCGCCGGTGTTCCCGGCGGCGTGGTCGCCGTGGGCGAACCACTGGTAGAGGTGCCCGGCCGCCGCCCCCCACAGGAACGCGGCCGCCGCCAGCCCGCTGGTGAGGCGTTCGCGCGGGGAGGCCGACGCGGCGCGGAAGCCCAGCAGGGCGAAGCCGATGTTGGCGCAGGCGATCTCGAACTGGAACGGCGAGTGCGCGAACCCGATGGCGTCGGCCATGCCGGACGGGGCGCCCAGGAACGCGACCGCGACCCAGAGGCTGCCGAAGCCCAGGGCGCCGACGGCCCACCAGCGCTGCCAGACCTCCGCCGCCGGACGGGTCCGGTTCCGGCGGCGGCAGCTCAGCAGCGCTCCGATGGCGGGCACCAGCAGGAAGAGGATCGGGAACGAGGTGCGGACGGCGTACGGGAGAGTGTCCATGCCTTCGAGTGTTGCATGGTTAATATTAACCATGCAAGCGTTCCGGTAGGATGGCCCCATGGACGAAGGACTGGCAGAACTCCTCTACCGCGTGGTCATGCTGATGGGGGACGCCGCCCGGCGCCGCTCCGGCCCCGACCGGCGCCTCTCGCCCAGCCAACTGCGGCTGCTGGGCACCCTCGAGGAGATCCAACCCGCCACCCAGCACCGGCTCGCCGAGGCCCTGGCCCTGTCCGACCCCGCCGTCAGCCGCGCCCTGCGCCCGCTGGAGGCCGAGGGGTACGTCGCGGTCGACGTCGACCCCGCCCACCGGCGCCGCCGCCTGGTCACCCTCACCCCGGCCGGCCAGGCCGCCTTCCTGGCCGAGGGCAAACCGCTGGAGGAGGAGTTCCGCACCGCCCTGCTGGCCGCCGGCTTCCCCTACGAGCAGTACCTCGCGGACACCCACCGGCTCGCCGCCCTGCTCACCCCCGCACCGCCACGCCGCGCGGCCGGGGCCCGGGAGGCGGAGCCGGAGTGAGCCCCGGGCACCCGCCGCCCGCTCCCGTCCCGGCGCGCCGCCCGCGACGTGCGAAAATCGTCCGGTGTCCGAGCCACTCACCGTCACCGACGCCGCCGACCCCCGGCTGAGCGACTACACCGACCTGACCGACGTCGAACTGCGACGCCGCCGGGAGCCCGCCGAAGGGCTGTTCATCGCCGAGGGGGAGAAGGTGATCCGGCGGGCGCTGGCCGCCGGGTTCCGGATGCGCTCGATGCTGCTGACCGCCAAGTGGCTGGGCGTGATGGGAGACGTGATCGCCGAGGCGGACGCCCCCGTCCACCTGGTCGAACCGGCCCTCGCCGAGCAGGTGACGGGCTACCACGTGCACCGCGGCGCGCTCGCCTCGATGGAGCGCAAGCCGCTGCCCACCGCCGCCGAGGTGCTCGCCGGGGCCCGCCGGGTCGCCGTCCTGGAGGGCCTGGTCGACCACACCAACCTCGGGGCGATCTTCCGCTCCGCCGCCGCACTCGGCATGGACGCCGTGCTGCTCTCGCCGGACTGCGCGGACCCGCTGTACCGGCGGGCCGTCAAGACCTCGATGGGCGCCGTCTTCTCCGTCCCGTACGCGCGGCTCGAGCCCTGGCCGGCGGCGCTCGGCACGGTGCGGGAGGCGGGGTTCGAACTGCTGGCGCTGACGCCCTCCGGCGCGGAGGACTTCACCGCGGCCCGCCCGCACCTGCTCCCCAGGGCCGCGCTGATGCTCGGCGCCGAGGGCGACGGCCTCACCCCGAAGGCCCTCGCGGCCGCGGACCAGCGGGTGCGGATCCCGATGGCCCACGGCATCGACTCGCTGAACGTCGGCGCCGCCGCCGCGATCGCGTTCTACGCCGTCAACCACGGCTGACCGGGCCGTCCGACGCAGCCGGCGGGCCCGGGCGGCAGCCACGGCCGGCGGACGCGGTCAGTGGTTACGGCCGGCGGGCCCGGGCAGCGGCCACAGTCGGCGGACGCGGTCAGAGGGCGGCGAACACCGCCCCGTCCGCGTCGTCCAGCACGAACCCGTTGTCGAACCGCACCCGGACCGATGACAGCGGGCCCCGCGCCTCGAACTCCCGCCAGTGCGGCTCCAGTTCGGCCAACTGCGCCTCCAGTCGGCGCAGGCTCTCCGCGGGCATGGTGTGCCCGTAGTCCTCGAACAGGGCCCGCAGCCGCTCGTACTCGCGGACCTCCTCGGGCGGCGGCAGCTCGCCGCTCACCCGCACCACGGTGCCCTCCACGCCCGCACCCAGCAGCAGCACACCCACCAGCGGGCCGTCCTCCCCGGCGGACGCCCCGCCCAGCGCCAGGTCCTCGACCAGCCTGACACGCTGTCCCTCCACCAGGGCCATCGCTCCCGCACCTCCCGGATCACCGTCCACCGCCGCCGCCACCGGCCCGCGGTGCGCACCATTATCCGGCGGCCGACGGGCCCACCCGCGCCGGGCACTCCGGCGAACAGCACGGTGTGATCATCGACATGCCGCGCCCGACCTCCAGCCCACCGCCCCCAGCCCACCGCCCCCAGCCCACCGCCCCCGTCACGCCGCCCGACGCGCCGCCGGAGGCCGGATCGGCTGCGGCGCCGGCCGCCGCGGATCGTGGTGCCGCCGGCCCGTCAGGTCGCCGACCCGCAGCACCAGGTCGGGCGCCGGGGGAGCGGGCCACACCGTCAACCGGTGCTCCTCGACCGGCCGGGCCGCCGTGTCGGCCTCCCGCCCCCGGTCCCGTCCCCGGGTCTGCACCCGCACCCGGTACCAGCCGCGCCCGGCGTGCGCCAGGTTCCCCGCCCCGTCGACGTCCACCCCGTCCCAGGCGCGCAACCGCAGCTCGCCGCTGCTGTACAGCGACAGCTCCACCGCGCTCTCCCACTCCGCCCCCGGCTCCGGTGGCCGCTCCGCGCAGCGCTCCACCCCCAGCCGGATCAGCCCGGTGTGCGTCCCGCACAGCACCGTCAGGTGGTCGGGGCAGCCCGCGGCCACCCCGTTCCCGTGGAACAGCCGGTCCAGCGCGTGCGCGTCCCAGCCGGCCGGCAGCTCCGGCCCGTACAGGAAGTACTGGCAGTACGCGACGTGCATCGCGTCGGTCGTCCACATCATGCGCACATGCTGCCGCCGCCTACTGACAAGCCGTCACCGCCGTTCGCCCCCGTCCGGTAGCGTCCCGGCCATGCCGACCGCACCGACAGCCGTCGTCCTGGAGGGCCGCCTGGTGCGGCTCGAACCGCTCACCGCCGCCCACGTCCCCGCGCTGTTCGAAGCCGGCGGCCGGGACGAGGAGGTCTGGCGCCACCTGAGCGCCCCCACCCCGCAGACCGAGGACGACCTGCACGCGATCGTCGCCGCCCGCCTCGCCGACGCCGCCCGCGGCCACCGCCTCCCGCTCGCCGTCCTCGACCGCGCCCGGGGCCGCGCGATCGGCACCACCAACCTGCACGGCTGGGACACCGCCACCGGCCGGATCGAGATCGGCGGCACCTGGTTCGGCCGCCGCTGGTGGCGCACCGGCGCCAACCGCGAGACCAAGCTCCTGCTGATGGCCCACGCCTTCGACACCCTCGGCTTCACCGAGATCCGCTGGCGCGTCGACGCCGCCAACACCCGCTCCCGCCGAGCCGTCACCCGCCTCGGCGCCCGCCCCGCCGACTCCGCCGCCCCACCGCACGGCCTGCTCCACTACACCCTGACCGCCACCGACTGGCCCGCCGCCCGCGCCCGCCTCACCACCCGCTGAAGGAGCTCCGCCCGCATGTCCGACGTCCGCTACGAGTTGCTGGACGGCCTGGCCGAGAACCCGGCCCTGCCCACCGACCTGATCGACCGCCTGCTCGCCGCCCCGGGCCGCTCCTTCGAACTCGCCCGCCGCCCCGG is part of the Kitasatospora cineracea genome and harbors:
- a CDS encoding IS982 family transposase — protein: MTTEELDTLLTALYVWIDDHLPRTRWLGRPPRLTDSELVCLAVAQVLLGFHSEARWIRFARARLRGMFPHLPERPGYNKRLRAARPLLQQAIRDLARDTDLWADPVWITDSTPVECGRSRDTVRRSALAGWAGYGYSRSHSRWFWGLKLHLVCTPAGLPVTWALASPKVDEREVLAALVETEPELARERPGLLILADKGYVSAELDRFLEQHGAQLLRPSYRNRTPRPGEGLLKSVRQLIESVNDTLKGQLGLEQHGGRTIEGLGARVGQRLLAMTCAIWHNRTTGQPVTRSLIAYDH
- a CDS encoding DUF6790 family protein → MDTLPYAVRTSFPILFLLVPAIGALLSCRRRNRTRPAAEVWQRWWAVGALGFGSLWVAVAFLGAPSGMADAIGFAHSPFQFEIACANIGFALLGFRAASASPRERLTSGLAAAAFLWGAAAGHLYQWFAHGDHAAGNTGGILANDLLIPAVMIALAVRDLRREARAARSAGGTRTVHPVG
- a CDS encoding MarR family winged helix-turn-helix transcriptional regulator, giving the protein MDEGLAELLYRVVMLMGDAARRRSGPDRRLSPSQLRLLGTLEEIQPATQHRLAEALALSDPAVSRALRPLEAEGYVAVDVDPAHRRRRLVTLTPAGQAAFLAEGKPLEEEFRTALLAAGFPYEQYLADTHRLAALLTPAPPRRAAGAREAEPE
- a CDS encoding TrmH family RNA methyltransferase, with amino-acid sequence MSEPLTVTDAADPRLSDYTDLTDVELRRRREPAEGLFIAEGEKVIRRALAAGFRMRSMLLTAKWLGVMGDVIAEADAPVHLVEPALAEQVTGYHVHRGALASMERKPLPTAAEVLAGARRVAVLEGLVDHTNLGAIFRSAAALGMDAVLLSPDCADPLYRRAVKTSMGAVFSVPYARLEPWPAALGTVREAGFELLALTPSGAEDFTAARPHLLPRAALMLGAEGDGLTPKALAAADQRVRIPMAHGIDSLNVGAAAAIAFYAVNHG
- a CDS encoding GNAT family N-acetyltransferase, whose translation is MPTAPTAVVLEGRLVRLEPLTAAHVPALFEAGGRDEEVWRHLSAPTPQTEDDLHAIVAARLADAARGHRLPLAVLDRARGRAIGTTNLHGWDTATGRIEIGGTWFGRRWWRTGANRETKLLLMAHAFDTLGFTEIRWRVDAANTRSRRAVTRLGARPADSAAPPHGLLHYTLTATDWPAARARLTTR
- the cobA gene encoding uroporphyrinogen-III C-methyltransferase, which produces MTAPTPHPSTQGLTPYPVGLLLTGRRVVVVGGGQVAQRRLPALIAAGADIHLISPATTPAVSAMADAGELTWHRRPYADGDLADTWYALVATDDPAVNTAVSAEADRLRVFCSRSDDASAATAWTPASGHDSGATVAVLTGDPRHSAALRDSIVAGLRDGSLAARQYRARDAGVALVGGGPGDPDLITVRGRRLLADADVVVADRLAPRELLAELPPHVEVIDASKIPYGRYMAQEAINNTLIEHAKAGKFVVRLKGGDPYVFGRGGEELLACVEAGVPVTVVPGISSSISVPAAAGVPVTHRGLTHEFTVISGHVGPGDRSLTNWAAVAGMTGTLVLLMAVDKIGAIAAELIAHGRAADTPVAVVQEGTTATQRRVDATLATVGETVAAEGIKPPAVIVIGEVVHVLGS